One genomic segment of Gemmatimonadota bacterium includes these proteins:
- a CDS encoding ABC transporter substrate-binding protein, giving the protein MRPRPVHPRPRGRAARRVVAGFAIATAVAAGFVIACAPAKDVHDDVARDDLGDTIPMALVAQRIVSLNPVTTELLLALGEGRRLVGRTHWDAFSDQARAIPDVGDGMMPNVEAVLGQRPDLVVLYATESNRAAATQLRRAGVATLSYRTDHVADLPRVAAVLAAAIGRRGESGAVVDSVFDRLDSLRAVPVPTARVRAFWHVWDSPVMTIGKGSYLSELLVIAGGDNVFADLEAPSPQVSLEEIAKRDPDVILAGPTSARAIAQHEGWRAIRAVREGRILIIDTMIVGRPGVRMGEAAQHLRALLYPEETR; this is encoded by the coding sequence ATGCGTCCCAGACCCGTTCATCCTCGCCCGCGCGGCCGCGCCGCGCGCCGCGTCGTGGCAGGGTTCGCCATCGCGACCGCTGTCGCGGCCGGCTTCGTGATTGCCTGCGCGCCGGCCAAGGACGTCCATGACGACGTCGCCCGCGATGATCTCGGTGACACCATCCCGATGGCCCTCGTCGCGCAGCGCATCGTCTCGCTCAATCCGGTCACCACCGAGCTGCTCCTCGCGCTCGGCGAGGGGCGGCGGCTCGTCGGCCGCACGCACTGGGACGCCTTCAGTGATCAAGCCCGCGCGATCCCGGACGTCGGCGACGGGATGATGCCGAACGTCGAGGCGGTGCTCGGCCAGCGCCCGGATCTCGTCGTGCTGTACGCGACCGAGTCCAATCGTGCCGCCGCGACCCAACTGCGGCGCGCCGGCGTGGCGACCCTCTCCTATCGCACCGATCACGTTGCTGATCTCCCGCGGGTCGCGGCCGTGCTCGCTGCCGCGATCGGCCGTCGCGGCGAGTCGGGCGCGGTGGTCGACTCGGTGTTCGACCGTCTGGACTCGCTCCGGGCGGTTCCGGTGCCCACCGCGCGTGTCCGCGCCTTCTGGCATGTCTGGGACTCGCCGGTGATGACCATCGGGAAGGGGAGCTATCTCTCCGAGCTGCTCGTGATCGCGGGCGGCGACAACGTCTTCGCTGATCTGGAGGCCCCGTCGCCGCAGGTCTCGCTGGAGGAGATCGCGAAGCGCGATCCCGACGTCATCCTCGCGGGGCCGACCAGCGCGAGGGCCATCGCGCAGCACGAGGGCTGGCGCGCCATTCGTGCGGTGCGCGAGGGCCGCATCCTCATCATCGACACGATGATCGTCGGGCGCCCCGGCGTTCGGATGGGCGAAGCGGCGCAGCACCTGCGTGCGCTCCTCTATCCGGAGGAGACACGGTGA
- a CDS encoding bifunctional nuclease family protein, with translation MVEVLVSRLGLDASSQAYVVVLQEKGGERALPIWIGRPEAEAIAAHLDGVKRERPMTHDLAQAIVQGLGGLLRRVQVVRVHEGTFYAELHFTKAGAPVVVDARPSDAIALALRLEAPILVAEALFLDDDDEADGRDEPPPVDDGDPLSSDELKRHLAQLRPEDFGRFSL, from the coding sequence GTGGTCGAGGTGCTGGTCTCACGGCTCGGACTCGACGCCTCCTCGCAGGCGTACGTGGTGGTCCTGCAGGAGAAGGGGGGGGAGCGGGCGCTGCCGATCTGGATCGGGCGCCCGGAGGCCGAGGCGATCGCCGCGCACCTGGACGGCGTGAAGCGCGAGCGGCCCATGACGCATGACCTGGCCCAGGCCATCGTGCAGGGGCTCGGCGGCCTCCTGCGCCGCGTGCAGGTCGTCCGGGTGCACGAGGGCACCTTCTACGCCGAGTTGCACTTCACCAAGGCAGGAGCGCCCGTCGTGGTCGACGCGCGTCCCTCCGATGCCATCGCGTTGGCCCTCCGACTGGAGGCGCCGATCCTCGTCGCCGAGGCGCTCTTCCTCGACGATGACGACGAGGCCGACGGCCGCGATGAACCGCCCCCCGTCGATGACGGCGACCCGCTCTCCTCCGATGAACTCAAGCGACACCTCGCGCAGTTGCGCCCCGAGGACTTTGGCCGTTTCTCGCTGTAG
- a CDS encoding methionine adenosyltransferase has protein sequence MHRHLFTSESVTEGHPDKVADQISDAVLDTLLAQDAYSRVACETMVTTGLATIFGEVTTAAWADLRGLVRETIKNIGYTEAGIGFDADSCAVLNSLGQQSRDIGQGVDTGGAGDQGMMFGFACDETPELMPLPIMLAHKLTHALADRRKDGTLPWLRPDGKSQVSVVYDNGRPVEVDTVVISTQHADTVKNKAIHEAVKRDIIEAVIPEELRGRKMKVHINPTGRFVVGGPHGDAGLTGRKIIVDTYGGYGRHGGGAFSGKDPSKVDRSAAYAARWVAKNIVAAKLATKCEVQVAYAIGVAKPVSVMVDTFGTNTVDEGRIMKAVEATFDLTPKAIIDALDLRKPIYGPTAAYGHFGRAPEKAERLGKKVSLFSWERTNKVAELKRAVRA, from the coding sequence CTGCATCGCCATCTCTTCACGTCCGAATCGGTGACCGAAGGCCACCCGGACAAGGTCGCCGACCAGATCTCCGACGCGGTGCTCGACACGCTGCTCGCGCAGGACGCCTACTCGCGCGTCGCGTGCGAGACGATGGTCACCACCGGTCTCGCCACGATCTTCGGCGAGGTGACGACGGCGGCTTGGGCCGACCTCCGCGGCCTCGTCCGCGAGACCATCAAGAACATCGGCTACACCGAGGCGGGCATCGGCTTCGACGCGGACTCGTGTGCCGTGCTCAACTCGCTCGGCCAGCAGTCGCGCGACATCGGTCAGGGCGTCGACACCGGTGGCGCCGGCGACCAGGGCATGATGTTCGGCTTCGCCTGCGACGAGACCCCGGAGCTCATGCCGCTCCCGATCATGCTCGCCCACAAGCTCACGCATGCGCTCGCGGATCGTCGCAAGGACGGGACGCTCCCTTGGCTCCGGCCCGACGGCAAGTCGCAGGTGTCGGTCGTGTACGACAACGGGCGCCCGGTCGAGGTCGACACCGTCGTCATCTCCACGCAACACGCCGACACGGTCAAGAACAAGGCGATCCACGAGGCGGTGAAGCGCGACATCATCGAGGCCGTGATCCCCGAGGAACTCCGCGGCCGCAAGATGAAGGTCCACATCAACCCGACCGGCCGCTTCGTCGTCGGCGGCCCGCACGGCGACGCCGGCCTCACCGGTCGCAAGATCATCGTCGACACGTACGGCGGGTACGGCCGCCACGGCGGCGGCGCGTTCTCGGGCAAGGATCCGTCGAAGGTCGATCGCTCCGCCGCGTACGCCGCGCGGTGGGTCGCGAAGAACATCGTCGCCGCCAAGCTCGCGACCAAGTGCGAGGTGCAGGTCGCGTACGCCATCGGCGTCGCCAAGCCGGTCTCGGTCATGGTCGACACCTTCGGCACGAATACCGTCGACGAGGGGCGCATCATGAAGGCGGTGGAGGCGACGTTCGACCTCACGCCCAAGGCGATCATCGACGCGCTCGACCTGCGCAAGCCGATCTACGGCCCGACGGCCGCGTACGGCCACTTCGGCCGCGCGCCCGAGAAGGCGGAGCGGCTGGGCAAGAAGGTCTCCCTGTTCAGCTGGGAGCGGACCAACAAGGTGGCGGAGCTCAAGCGCGCTGTGCGCGCCTGA